DNA sequence from the Syntrophobacterales bacterium genome:
TCCCGACGCCGTTTTCACATACATCTTGGCCGCTATCCACGCACCTGCGATTAATGCCATCCCAAGCCACCAGTAGGTCCTCATACCTACGCTCACCGCAAGGAGAACTTTGGTAGGCAACGGAAGGTTGCCTCCAAGTTCCGTAAATATGACGGAAAATTTAGGGAGCACGAAGGTGAGCAGTATAATGATCGAAATGCCGCCGGTGAGGCTCAGGATCGTTGGATAGATCATGGCCGAGAATATCTGGTCCTTCAATTCCTTCGTCGATTCGAGGAACTCGTTCAGTTTGTCAAGCACCACTTCGAGCACACCGCCGGCCTCGCCCGCCCTTATCATGTTTATGTAAAGCCGGGGAAACGTCTTCGGATGTTTCTGGAGGGCGTCGGAAAACGAACTTCCCTCCCGTATGGATTTGAGGATGGACTGTACTATCTCCTTCATATCCTTCCCCTCGGAAATCTCGGAAAGGATGTTGAGGCCCCTGTCCAATGGCAGTCCCGCTGAAAGAAGAACCGACAATTCAGCGGTGAAGGTAAGGAGGTCCCCCTTGGACCGCTTGAAGCTGATCTTCGCCTTGAGGCCTTTCTGTTTGGGCGCCACCACCTTGAGGGGGATCATGCCCGTGCTCTTCAGCTTCTCTATGGCGGCTTTTTCGTCGGCCGCCTCAACAATACCCTCAAGTGGCTCACCGGCCATGGTGGTGGCCCGGTAAGAAAAAACTGCCATTACACCTCCTGAGTGACCCGCAAAACCTCTCTCAAGGTCGTTGTCCCTCTCTTTATTTTTTCGACGCCGTCCTCAAGGAGGGTTTTCATGCCCTGCGCCCTTGCCACATCTCGGGTCTGTATGGAATCGGCGTTCTTGAGGATCATCTTTCTGACTTCCTCGTTGACCACAAGGAGCTCAAATATACCTTGCCTGCCGTAATAGCCGGTGTTAGCACACGCTTCGCACCCTCTTCCCTTGAAAAGGGGCGTATCTTTACTCAGACCCAGCATGTCAAGTTCATTCTGGTCGGCACCTGACGTGTCGAGTTCCTTGCATTTGGGACAGATGACTCTCACAAGCCGCTGGGCAAGAATCCCCCGCACTGTGGACGAAAGGAGGAAGCTCTCGACCCCCATGTCTAAGAGCCTCGTGATGGCGCTCGGTGCGTCGTTCGTATGGAGAGTGGAAAAGACTAAGTGGCCCGTGAGGGCCGACTGAATGGCGATTTCGGCAGTTGCTAAGTCCCTGATCTCGCCGATCATGATGATATCAGGATCCTGCCGCACGATATGCCTCAAAGTGTTCGAAAAATCAAGGCCTATCTGGGTCTTTACCTGTATTTGGTTTATACCTTTGAGCTGATATTCCACAGGATCTTCGACGGTAATAATCTTTTTGTCAGGGGAATTAACCTTGTCCAAGGCCCCGTAAAGGGTTGTGGTTTTTCCGCTTCCCGTGGGACCAGTGACCAGCACAATGCCGTTAGGCTTGTTGATAAGTCCGTTGAAGGTGGAAAGGATCTCGGGTAAAAACCCCAGCAGATCAAGGTCTACGACCACGCTCTCTTTGTCTAAGATCCTCATGACCACACCCTCTCCGTGTACTATGGGGATGGTCGAAACCCTGAGGTCGATCTCTCTTTCACCCACCCGGAGTCTGATGCGTCCATCCTGGGGGAGCCTCCGCTCTGCGATATTCATCTTCGACATAATCTTTATCCTCGAGACGATTGCTGCCTGCAGCCGCTTAGGCGCAGTCTCCGCATCATGGAGCACCCCGTCTATGCGGTATCTTACCTTCAGCTCATCTTCAAAGGGTTCTATATGAATATCGCTTGCTCTGCTCTCCACCGCCCTAGAAATAAAGAGGTTACAGAGCTTAATAATGGGAGCCTCCGAAGCAAGGTCTTTAAGGTGGCCTACATCCTCTTCCTCATCGCGGATGAATTCCAGGGTTTCCCCGTCGTCCATGTCTTCGATGATGCCCTTGATGTTCTGCGATTCCTGACTGTAGAATCTTGATATATACTCGTCGATGAGCGTCACGTCACTCGTATAGACGACAACATCACTACCGACTGCCACCTTCAGGGAATCAATAATCTCCCTGTCCGAGGGGTCGGCCATAACTACCTTAAGCGTGTTGTTCTTGAAGTCGAGGGGGATTACTTTGTTTTCCCTGATGAACCGATATGAGACTCCATCAAGAACGAATGGTACCGTGGGAAACTGGTCAGAGCCGAGAAACAGCGCATCGTCTGT
Encoded proteins:
- a CDS encoding type II secretion system F family protein produces the protein MAVFSYRATTMAGEPLEGIVEAADEKAAIEKLKSTGMIPLKVVAPKQKGLKAKISFKRSKGDLLTFTAELSVLLSAGLPLDRGLNILSEISEGKDMKEIVQSILKSIREGSSFSDALQKHPKTFPRLYINMIRAGEAGGVLEVVLDKLNEFLESTKELKDQIFSAMIYPTILSLTGGISIIILLTFVLPKFSVIFTELGGNLPLPTKVLLAVSVGMRTYWWLGMALIAGAWIAAKMYVKTASGKYQWDAMKLRLLGDVVGKLETARFCRTLGTLLRSGVSFLQALNNSKDVINNQVIASGLDTVAKETKEGKGIAVPLAAAKVLPPLALSMIKVGEETGQLDAMLLKVATAYEKSLRDTVKRFVGFIEPAMILIMGLVIGFIVISMLMAIFSITDMPF
- the gspE gene encoding type II secretion system ATPase GspE; this translates as MTTDDALFLGSDQFPTVPFVLDGVSYRFIRENKVIPLDFKNNTLKVVMADPSDREIIDSLKVAVGSDVVVYTSDVTLIDEYISRFYSQESQNIKGIIEDMDDGETLEFIRDEEEDVGHLKDLASEAPIIKLCNLFISRAVESRASDIHIEPFEDELKVRYRIDGVLHDAETAPKRLQAAIVSRIKIMSKMNIAERRLPQDGRIRLRVGEREIDLRVSTIPIVHGEGVVMRILDKESVVVDLDLLGFLPEILSTFNGLINKPNGIVLVTGPTGSGKTTTLYGALDKVNSPDKKIITVEDPVEYQLKGINQIQVKTQIGLDFSNTLRHIVRQDPDIIMIGEIRDLATAEIAIQSALTGHLVFSTLHTNDAPSAITRLLDMGVESFLLSSTVRGILAQRLVRVICPKCKELDTSGADQNELDMLGLSKDTPLFKGRGCEACANTGYYGRQGIFELLVVNEEVRKMILKNADSIQTRDVARAQGMKTLLEDGVEKIKRGTTTLREVLRVTQEV